Proteins encoded in a region of the Triticum dicoccoides isolate Atlit2015 ecotype Zavitan chromosome 3A, WEW_v2.0, whole genome shotgun sequence genome:
- the LOC119268989 gene encoding protein SODIUM POTASSIUM ROOT DEFECTIVE 2-like translates to MGRKLGLERVLDCFSLSVCANACVCVHAVEDEDEENEGKALVSAQLDELLKLKDFGGGAKTLAFHLEPKTVELRVSMHCYGCARKVQKHISKMEGVSSFEVDLENKKVVVTGDVTPYEVLQSVSKVMKFAELLVAPKSPAPSR, encoded by the exons ATGGGGAGGAAGCTAGGGCTGGAGAGGGTGCTGGACTGCTTCTCGCTCTCGGTGTGCGCCAACGCCTGCGTCTGCGTGCACGCggtggaggacgaggacgaggagaaCGAGGGGAAGGCCCTGGTGAGCGCGCAGCTGGACGAGCTGCTCAAGCTCAAGGACTTCGGCGGTGGGGCTAAGACTCTTGCCTTCCATCTGGAGCCAAAG ACAGTGGAGCTGAGGGTGTCCATGCACTGCTACGGATGCGCCAGGAAAGTTCAGAAGCACATCTCCAAGATGGAAG GTGTGTCGTCGTTTGAGGTGGATTTGGAGAACAAGAAGGTGGTGGTGACGGGGGACGTGACGCCCTATGAGGTGCTGCAGAGCGTCTCCAAGGTGATGAAGTTTGCGGAGCTGTTGGTGGCCCCCAAGTCCCCGGCTCCGAGTAGATAG
- the LOC119268990 gene encoding protein MLN51 homolog isoform X2 produces the protein MAEEEKAATAEGDEKEDVSDADDSPLPALRRRAAASDDDEEEDEGGGGGGEGSGSSPPSRVVGSDSDSDSDELGAAEVYGEDEGSEECEEVRKEFDAGSGGGGEAEEVAPDEVAAAPEDEGRYEEEEAQAETGAELKEDDKENKGFEPDAVPRTGAFYMHDDRFQNKENRGRGRQRDFFGGQKLWNFKDDSVWLHDRFDEINTHGVQHDSTRRPRSPFRAWAGGRTHDVNHDRFDEINTRYVKHDSTRRPRSPFRAWAGGRTHDVNHDQSDEINTRYVQHDSIRRPRSPFRAWAGGRTHDINHGSLERTKSASYYHDYRADYKYGSTNNYNRFPKEANISYYSAKNYRSVPGKSHSYYDEQNFYNARTESRICYVNAKGYNNAPNVNRGKPSRPYQPTWKNTLQTSSVQNNRAYSRSQNEEGCSDIGVGKNSHRTLSLQNEQEFSSKQEPPFVERRKARPDILSKLFSSSVRMAHSSLKPQSRPSFGLKAFAPSGEHGNTAGSLSMVKGMPNLGSHSTVSTSNSQYSESRDQGSGLNIGVPTKNKLSAQIFHQNIASASKIQSHPQNTLISSTEDAETSPPPGSNNSLAPSVIIVQNDKVEAVSGSFPCGGGHALDVTGAKDLTLGTPAVLPVMKFGEQHPRGPDIPCTGMAFPGLLAHQPSDNSELNQITWLQTLSGATGVLGATHDPSYIGSHYPQLSVFPRHHCVTEVPVLLNSPEIPGHELGQRKNKLLRYSEMNFAS, from the exons ATGGCTGAAGAGGAGAAGGCGGCGACGGCGGAGGGGGACGAGAAGGAGGACGTGAGCGACGCCGACGACTCGCCCCTCCCGGCGTTGAGGCGTCGCGCGGCGgcgagcgacgacgacgaggaggaggacgagggcggcggcggcggaggcgaggggaGTGGTTCCTCGCCGCCGTCGAGGGTGGTCGGGTCCGATTCCGATTCCGACTCCGACGAGCTGGGCGCGGCCGAGGTGTACGGCGAAGACGAGGGTTCTGAGGAATGCGAGGAGGTTCGCAAGGAGTTCGACGCAGGATCTGGGGGTGGTGGAGAGGCCGAGGAAGTGGCGCCGGATGAGGTGGCTGCGGCGCCGGAGGACGAGGGGAGgtacgaggaggaggaggcccaggCTGAGACTGGAGCCGAACTGAAAGAAGATGACAAGGAGAACAAGGGGTTCGAGCCCGACGCCGTGCCGAGAACAGGTGCCTTCTACATGCACGATGATCGCTTCCAGAACAAGGAAAACCGCGGCCGCGGGCGCCAGAG GGACTTTTTCGGTGGCCAAAAGTTATGGAATTTTAAAGATGATAGCGTATGGCTGCATGATCGGTTTGATGAGATCAATACCCATGGTGTTCAGCATGACAGT ACAAGGAGGCCAAGAAGTCCTTTTAGAGCATGGGCTGGTGGTAGAACTCATGACGTTAACCATGATCGGTTTGATGAGATCAATACCCGTTATGTTAAACATGACAGT ACAAGGAGGCCAAGAAGTCCTTTTAGAGCATGGGCTGGTGGTAGAACTCATGACGTTAACCACGATCAGTCTGATGAGATCAATACCCGTTATGTTCAACATGACAGT ATAAGGAGGCCAAGAAGTCCTTTTAGAGCATGGGCTGGTGGTAGAACTCATGACATTAACCATGGTTCTCTAGAAAGAACCAAATCCGCATCCTATTATCATGATTACAGAGCAGACTACAAGTATGGGAGTACCAACAACTACAATAGATTCCCAAAAGAGGCCAACATTTCCTATTACAGCGCCAAGAACTACAGAAGTGTTCCAGGAAAATCCCATTCGTACTATGATGAGCAGAACTTTTATAATGCTCGGACAGAATCTCGAATCTGTTATGTGAATGCTAAAGGTTACAACAATGCACCAAATGTTAACAGAGGGAAACCATCAAGGCCCTACCAACCTACCTGGAAGAATACTTTGCAAACCTCTTCAGTGCAAAACAATAG GGCATATTCCAGATCACAGAATGAGGAGGGCTGTTCTGATATAGGTGTGGGAAAGAACTCACATCGAACTTTAAGTTTGCAGAATGAACAAGAGTTTTCGTCGAAGCAAGAACCCCCCTTTGTAGAAAGAAGGAAAGCACGACCTGACATTTTAAGTAAGCTCTTCTCATCCTCCGTTCGAATGGCACATAGTTCTCTGAAACCTCAGTCTCGTCCCAGTTTTGGACTGAAGGCGTTTGCTCCTTCTGGTGAGCATGGAAATACTGCTGGTTCTCTTAGTATGGTAAAAGGCATGCCTAACCTTGGTTCTCATTCAACTGTATCAACATCAAATAGCCAATATTCAGAATCCAGGGATCAAGGAAGTGGTTTGAACATTGgtgtccccacaaagaacaaactTTCTGCTCAGATATTCCATCAAAACATTGCCAGTGCCAGCAAAATTCAGTCTCATCCACAAAATACACTGATAAGTTCAACTGAAGATGCAGAGACCAGTCCCCCTCCTGGGTCAAACAATTCTTTAGCACCGTCTGTTATAATAGTGCAAAATGATAAGGTAGAAGCAGTGAGTGGCTCTTTCCCTTGTGGTGGTGGTCATGCTCTTGATGTTACGGGAGCAAAGGACCTTACTCTTGGCACTCCAGCAGTATTGCCAG TTATGAAGTTTGGTGAGCAGCATCCTAGGGGACCTGATATCCCATGCACTGGTATGGCTTTCCCAGGACTTTTGGCTCATCAACCCAGTGACAATTCTGAGCTTAATCAAATTACTTG GCTGCAAACATTGTCTGGTGCTACTGGGGTTCTTGGGGCAACACATGATCCTTCTTATATTGGCAGTCATTATCCCCAACTATCAGTATTCCCAAG ACACCattgtgttactgaagttcctgtTTTGTTGAACTCCCCTGAAATACCAG GTCATGAGCTTGGCCAGCGCAAGAACAAACTTCTCAG ATACTCAGAGATGAACTTCGCTTCATGA
- the LOC119268990 gene encoding protein MLN51 homolog isoform X1: MAEEEKAATAEGDEKEDVSDADDSPLPALRRRAAASDDDEEEDEGGGGGGEGSGSSPPSRVVGSDSDSDSDELGAAEVYGEDEGSEECEEVRKEFDAGSGGGGEAEEVAPDEVAAAPEDEGRYEEEEAQAETGAELKEDDKENKGFEPDAVPRTGAFYMHDDRFQNKENRGRGRQRDFFGGQKLWNFKDDSVWLHDRFDEINTHGVQHDSTRRPRSPFRAWAGGRTHDVNHDRFDEINTRYVKHDSTRRPRSPFRAWAGGRTHDVNHDQSDEINTRYVQHDSIRRPRSPFRAWAGGRTHDINHGSLERTKSASYYHDYRADYKYGSTNNYNRFPKEANISYYSAKNYRSVPGKSHSYYDEQNFYNARTESRICYVNAKGYNNAPNVNRGKPSRPYQPTWKNTLQTSSVQNNRAYSRSQNEEGCSDIGVGKNSHRTLSLQNEQEFSSKQEPPFVERRKARPDILSKLFSSSVRMAHSSLKPQSRPSFGLKAFAPSGEHGNTAGSLSMVKGMPNLGSHSTVSTSNSQYSESRDQGSGLNIGVPTKNKLSAQIFHQNIASASKIQSHPQNTLISSTEDAETSPPPGSNNSLAPSVIIVQNDKVEAVSGSFPCGGGHALDVTGAKDLTLGTPAVLPVMKFGEQHPRGPDIPCTGMAFPGLLAHQPSDNSELNQITWLQTLSGATGVLGATHDPSYIGSHYPQLSVFPRLVLKILAIFNVITITACRLLGHHNLRASFSYVFLQSGAQIFWLH; encoded by the exons ATGGCTGAAGAGGAGAAGGCGGCGACGGCGGAGGGGGACGAGAAGGAGGACGTGAGCGACGCCGACGACTCGCCCCTCCCGGCGTTGAGGCGTCGCGCGGCGgcgagcgacgacgacgaggaggaggacgagggcggcggcggcggaggcgaggggaGTGGTTCCTCGCCGCCGTCGAGGGTGGTCGGGTCCGATTCCGATTCCGACTCCGACGAGCTGGGCGCGGCCGAGGTGTACGGCGAAGACGAGGGTTCTGAGGAATGCGAGGAGGTTCGCAAGGAGTTCGACGCAGGATCTGGGGGTGGTGGAGAGGCCGAGGAAGTGGCGCCGGATGAGGTGGCTGCGGCGCCGGAGGACGAGGGGAGgtacgaggaggaggaggcccaggCTGAGACTGGAGCCGAACTGAAAGAAGATGACAAGGAGAACAAGGGGTTCGAGCCCGACGCCGTGCCGAGAACAGGTGCCTTCTACATGCACGATGATCGCTTCCAGAACAAGGAAAACCGCGGCCGCGGGCGCCAGAG GGACTTTTTCGGTGGCCAAAAGTTATGGAATTTTAAAGATGATAGCGTATGGCTGCATGATCGGTTTGATGAGATCAATACCCATGGTGTTCAGCATGACAGT ACAAGGAGGCCAAGAAGTCCTTTTAGAGCATGGGCTGGTGGTAGAACTCATGACGTTAACCATGATCGGTTTGATGAGATCAATACCCGTTATGTTAAACATGACAGT ACAAGGAGGCCAAGAAGTCCTTTTAGAGCATGGGCTGGTGGTAGAACTCATGACGTTAACCACGATCAGTCTGATGAGATCAATACCCGTTATGTTCAACATGACAGT ATAAGGAGGCCAAGAAGTCCTTTTAGAGCATGGGCTGGTGGTAGAACTCATGACATTAACCATGGTTCTCTAGAAAGAACCAAATCCGCATCCTATTATCATGATTACAGAGCAGACTACAAGTATGGGAGTACCAACAACTACAATAGATTCCCAAAAGAGGCCAACATTTCCTATTACAGCGCCAAGAACTACAGAAGTGTTCCAGGAAAATCCCATTCGTACTATGATGAGCAGAACTTTTATAATGCTCGGACAGAATCTCGAATCTGTTATGTGAATGCTAAAGGTTACAACAATGCACCAAATGTTAACAGAGGGAAACCATCAAGGCCCTACCAACCTACCTGGAAGAATACTTTGCAAACCTCTTCAGTGCAAAACAATAG GGCATATTCCAGATCACAGAATGAGGAGGGCTGTTCTGATATAGGTGTGGGAAAGAACTCACATCGAACTTTAAGTTTGCAGAATGAACAAGAGTTTTCGTCGAAGCAAGAACCCCCCTTTGTAGAAAGAAGGAAAGCACGACCTGACATTTTAAGTAAGCTCTTCTCATCCTCCGTTCGAATGGCACATAGTTCTCTGAAACCTCAGTCTCGTCCCAGTTTTGGACTGAAGGCGTTTGCTCCTTCTGGTGAGCATGGAAATACTGCTGGTTCTCTTAGTATGGTAAAAGGCATGCCTAACCTTGGTTCTCATTCAACTGTATCAACATCAAATAGCCAATATTCAGAATCCAGGGATCAAGGAAGTGGTTTGAACATTGgtgtccccacaaagaacaaactTTCTGCTCAGATATTCCATCAAAACATTGCCAGTGCCAGCAAAATTCAGTCTCATCCACAAAATACACTGATAAGTTCAACTGAAGATGCAGAGACCAGTCCCCCTCCTGGGTCAAACAATTCTTTAGCACCGTCTGTTATAATAGTGCAAAATGATAAGGTAGAAGCAGTGAGTGGCTCTTTCCCTTGTGGTGGTGGTCATGCTCTTGATGTTACGGGAGCAAAGGACCTTACTCTTGGCACTCCAGCAGTATTGCCAG TTATGAAGTTTGGTGAGCAGCATCCTAGGGGACCTGATATCCCATGCACTGGTATGGCTTTCCCAGGACTTTTGGCTCATCAACCCAGTGACAATTCTGAGCTTAATCAAATTACTTG GCTGCAAACATTGTCTGGTGCTACTGGGGTTCTTGGGGCAACACATGATCCTTCTTATATTGGCAGTCATTATCCCCAACTATCAGTATTCCCAAG GTTGGTGCTAAAGATTTTGGCTATCTTCAATGTAATCACAATTACAGCATGCAGATTATTAGGACACCATAATCTCAGAGCTAGTTTTTCCTATGTCTTCTTACAATCTGGAGCTCAAATTTTCTGGTTACACTGA
- the LOC119268990 gene encoding protein MLN51 homolog isoform X3, with amino-acid sequence MAEEEKAATAEGDEKEDVSDADDSPLPALRRRAAASDDDEEEDEGGGGGGEGSGSSPPSRVVGSDSDSDSDELGAAEVYGEDEGSEECEEVRKEFDAGSGGGGEAEEVAPDEVAAAPEDEGRYEEEEAQAETGAELKEDDKENKGFEPDAVPRTGAFYMHDDRFQNKENRGRGRQRDFFGGQKLWNFKDDSVWLHDRFDEINTHGVQHDSTRRPRSPFRAWAGGRTHDVNHDRFDEINTRYVKHDSTRRPRSPFRAWAGGRTHDVNHDQSDEINTRYVQHDSIRRPRSPFRAWAGGRTHDINHGSLERTKSASYYHDYRADYKYGSTNNYNRFPKEANISYYSAKNYRSVPGKSHSYYDEQNFYNARTESRICYVNAKGYNNAPNVNRGKPSRPYQPTWKNTLQTSSVQNNRAYSRSQNEEGCSDIGVGKNSHRTLSLQNEQEFSSKQEPPFVERRKARPDILSKLFSSSVRMAHSSLKPQSRPSFGLKAFAPSGEHGNTAGSLSMVKGMPNLGSHSTVSTSNSQYSESRDQGSGLNIGVPTKNKLSAQIFHQNIASASKIQSHPQNTLISSTEDAETSPPPGSNNSLAPSVIIVQNDKVEAVSGSFPCGGGHALDVTGAKDLTLGTPAVLPVMKFGEQHPRGPDIPCTGMAFPGLLAHQPSDNSELNQITWLQTLSGATGVLGATHDPSYIGSHYPQLSVFPSMQIIRTP; translated from the exons ATGGCTGAAGAGGAGAAGGCGGCGACGGCGGAGGGGGACGAGAAGGAGGACGTGAGCGACGCCGACGACTCGCCCCTCCCGGCGTTGAGGCGTCGCGCGGCGgcgagcgacgacgacgaggaggaggacgagggcggcggcggcggaggcgaggggaGTGGTTCCTCGCCGCCGTCGAGGGTGGTCGGGTCCGATTCCGATTCCGACTCCGACGAGCTGGGCGCGGCCGAGGTGTACGGCGAAGACGAGGGTTCTGAGGAATGCGAGGAGGTTCGCAAGGAGTTCGACGCAGGATCTGGGGGTGGTGGAGAGGCCGAGGAAGTGGCGCCGGATGAGGTGGCTGCGGCGCCGGAGGACGAGGGGAGgtacgaggaggaggaggcccaggCTGAGACTGGAGCCGAACTGAAAGAAGATGACAAGGAGAACAAGGGGTTCGAGCCCGACGCCGTGCCGAGAACAGGTGCCTTCTACATGCACGATGATCGCTTCCAGAACAAGGAAAACCGCGGCCGCGGGCGCCAGAG GGACTTTTTCGGTGGCCAAAAGTTATGGAATTTTAAAGATGATAGCGTATGGCTGCATGATCGGTTTGATGAGATCAATACCCATGGTGTTCAGCATGACAGT ACAAGGAGGCCAAGAAGTCCTTTTAGAGCATGGGCTGGTGGTAGAACTCATGACGTTAACCATGATCGGTTTGATGAGATCAATACCCGTTATGTTAAACATGACAGT ACAAGGAGGCCAAGAAGTCCTTTTAGAGCATGGGCTGGTGGTAGAACTCATGACGTTAACCACGATCAGTCTGATGAGATCAATACCCGTTATGTTCAACATGACAGT ATAAGGAGGCCAAGAAGTCCTTTTAGAGCATGGGCTGGTGGTAGAACTCATGACATTAACCATGGTTCTCTAGAAAGAACCAAATCCGCATCCTATTATCATGATTACAGAGCAGACTACAAGTATGGGAGTACCAACAACTACAATAGATTCCCAAAAGAGGCCAACATTTCCTATTACAGCGCCAAGAACTACAGAAGTGTTCCAGGAAAATCCCATTCGTACTATGATGAGCAGAACTTTTATAATGCTCGGACAGAATCTCGAATCTGTTATGTGAATGCTAAAGGTTACAACAATGCACCAAATGTTAACAGAGGGAAACCATCAAGGCCCTACCAACCTACCTGGAAGAATACTTTGCAAACCTCTTCAGTGCAAAACAATAG GGCATATTCCAGATCACAGAATGAGGAGGGCTGTTCTGATATAGGTGTGGGAAAGAACTCACATCGAACTTTAAGTTTGCAGAATGAACAAGAGTTTTCGTCGAAGCAAGAACCCCCCTTTGTAGAAAGAAGGAAAGCACGACCTGACATTTTAAGTAAGCTCTTCTCATCCTCCGTTCGAATGGCACATAGTTCTCTGAAACCTCAGTCTCGTCCCAGTTTTGGACTGAAGGCGTTTGCTCCTTCTGGTGAGCATGGAAATACTGCTGGTTCTCTTAGTATGGTAAAAGGCATGCCTAACCTTGGTTCTCATTCAACTGTATCAACATCAAATAGCCAATATTCAGAATCCAGGGATCAAGGAAGTGGTTTGAACATTGgtgtccccacaaagaacaaactTTCTGCTCAGATATTCCATCAAAACATTGCCAGTGCCAGCAAAATTCAGTCTCATCCACAAAATACACTGATAAGTTCAACTGAAGATGCAGAGACCAGTCCCCCTCCTGGGTCAAACAATTCTTTAGCACCGTCTGTTATAATAGTGCAAAATGATAAGGTAGAAGCAGTGAGTGGCTCTTTCCCTTGTGGTGGTGGTCATGCTCTTGATGTTACGGGAGCAAAGGACCTTACTCTTGGCACTCCAGCAGTATTGCCAG TTATGAAGTTTGGTGAGCAGCATCCTAGGGGACCTGATATCCCATGCACTGGTATGGCTTTCCCAGGACTTTTGGCTCATCAACCCAGTGACAATTCTGAGCTTAATCAAATTACTTG GCTGCAAACATTGTCTGGTGCTACTGGGGTTCTTGGGGCAACACATGATCCTTCTTATATTGGCAGTCATTATCCCCAACTATCAGTATTCCCAAG CATGCAGATTATTAGGACACCATAA